The Arvicanthis niloticus isolate mArvNil1 chromosome 2, mArvNil1.pat.X, whole genome shotgun sequence genome includes a window with the following:
- the LOC117704264 gene encoding olfactory receptor 8H1-like, with amino-acid sequence MTGQIYKVLGSFTMNTWNYTKKSDFILTGLTDSKEIQLVLAVLFLLIYLVTVLGNTGMMLIIHLDAQLHMPMYFFLSHLSFLDLSYSTVITPKTLQNLLTSTKTISSIGCFTQMYVFVLLAAAECFLLASMAYDRYVAICNPLHYPVIMSKRFCSTLLTGSYMIGAMDSTVNIFCMNTLYFCRPKVIHHFFCDTSPILALSCNDTHNIQTITFIFAGSTLVVSLITISASYVSILSTILKINSTSGKHKAFSTCASHLLGVTVFYGTMIFTYLKPSNSYSLGKDQVASVFYTIVIPMLNPLIYSLRNKEVKNAIHRVIKKQESSRLKFRVVLSD; translated from the exons atgactggacAAATATACAAAG TTTTAGGGTCATTCACTATGAACACTTGGAATTACACAAAAAAGTCTGATTTTATCCTCACGGGACTGACAGATTCCAAAGAGATACAGCTAGTCCTTGCTGTACTATTTCTCCTGATATACCTGGTCACTGTGCTGGGTAACACAGGCATGATGCTGATCATTCATCTAGATGCTCAGCTTCACATGCCAATGTACTTCTTCCTAAGCCATTTGTCATTCCTTGACCTCAGTTACTCAACTGTCATCACACCTAAAACTTTACAGAATCTGCTGACTTCCACCAAAACCATTTCTTCTATTGGCTGTTTTACTCAGATGTATGTTTTTGTCCTCTTAGCTGCTGCTGAATGTTTCCTTCTTGCTTCAATGGCCTATGATAGATATGTGGCTATCTGCAACCCTTTACACTACCCAGTTATTATGTCCAAAAGATTCTGTAGTACCCTTCTCACTGGTTCCTATATGATTGGAGCTATGGACTCCACTGTTAATATATTTTGTATGAACACCTTATATTTTTGCAGACCCAAGGTAATCCATCACTTTTTTTGTGACACATCCCCAATTTTAGCACTGTCTTGCAATGATACACATAACATTCAAACCATTACGTTCATCTTTGCTGGTTCCACTCTAGTGGTGTCTCTTATCACAATATCTGCATCCTATGTATCTATTCTCTCTACTATTTTGAAGATCAATTCCACTTCAGGAAAGCACAAAGCCTTCTCCACTTGTGCCTCTCACCTCCTAGGAGTCACTGTCTTTTATGGTACTatgatttttacttatttgaaaCCAAGTAATTCCTACTCCTTGGGAAAGGATCaagtggcttctgttttctaTACTATTGTGATTCCCATGCTGAACCCACTTATATATagtctcagaaacaaagaagTGAAAAATGCTATCCATAGAGTTATCAAAAAGCAGGAAAGCTCAAGGCTTAAATTCAGAGTGGTACTAAGTGATTAA
- the LOC117704313 gene encoding olfactory receptor 5T18-like gives MENVTGMPLFILRGLTDNAELQIILFFLFLMIYLFTLLGNMGLIAVVIGDPQLHNPMYYFLGVLSFIDACFSTIITQKMLTDFMSKRKVISFLGCAAQMFLAVSCGTTECFLLAAMAYDRYVAIYNPLLYAVSMSPRVYMSLIIASSVGGILHASIHTAATASLSFCGSNEIKHFFCDIPPLLAISCSDTKINELLLFIFVSSIEIVTILIIIISYSFILFAILKMHSSEGRQKVFSTCGSHLTGVSIYYGTILFMYMRPSSSYALEHDMIMSTFYAIVIPMLNPIIYSLRNRDVKEAMKRLLGKVFMFIK, from the coding sequence ATGGAGAATGTCACTGGTATGCCTCTTTTCATTCTGAGAGGCCTCACAGACAATGCTGAACTTCagataattctttttttcctatttctaatGATTTATCTTTTCACACTCTTGGGAAACATGGGACTGATTGCAGTAGTCATTGGGGATCCTCAGCTCCACAACCCAATGTACTATTTTCTAGGTGTTTTATCATTCATAGATGCTTGCTTTTCTACCATAATCACCCAAAAAATGTTAACAGATTTTATGTCAAAGAGGAAAGTCATTTCATTCCTTGGATGTGCAGCACAGATGTTTCTTGCTGTTAGCTGTGGAACCACCGAGTGTTTTCTCTTGGCTGCAATGGCTTACGACCGCTATGTAGCTATTTACAACCCACTTCTATATGCAGTGAGCATGTCACCCAGAGTCTACATGTCCCTCATTATTGCCTCCAGTGTTGGTGGTATTCTGCATGCATCTATTCATACAGCAGCCACTGCTAGCCTATCTTTTTGTGGCTCCAATGAAATTAAGCATTTTTTCTGTGATATTCCCCCTCTACTGGCCATTTCTTGTTCTGACACTAAAATAAATGAGCTTCTACTCTTCATCTTTGTGAGCTCCATTGAGATAGTCACTATCTTGATCATCATCATCTCTTACAGTTTCATCCTGTTTGCCATTTTGAAGATGCATTCTTCTGAGGGGAGGCAAAAAGTGTTCTCTACATGTGGCTCTCACCTCACTGGTGTGTCCATATATTATGGAACAATCCTCTTCATGTATATGAGACCAAGTTCCAGCTATGCATTGGAGCATGACATGATCATGTCCACATTTTATGCCATTGTGATTCCCATGCTGAATCCCATCATCTATAGTCTCAGAAACAGAGATGTGAAAGAGGCAATGAAAAGACTTTTAGGAAAAGTGtttatgttcataaaataa
- the LOC117704286 gene encoding olfactory receptor 5T17, whose amino-acid sequence MNAETTQVNNVSEITAFILLGFTDDADMNILLFILFLAIYTVTLIGNLGLVVLVIEDLRLHNPMYYFLTVLSLLDACFSTVLTPKMLVNFLSKNKSISFVGCVTQMLLFVTFGTTECFLLAAMAYDRYLAIYSPLLYAVRMSPRVYVPLIIASYIGGIVHATIHTVATFSLSFCESNEIRHVFCDIPPLLAISCSDTHLNQLLLFYCAGSIELITILIVLISYGFILLAILKINSTEGRRKIFSTCGAHLTGVSIFHGTILFMYVRPSSNYTLEHDMVVSTFYTIVIPMLNPIIYSLRNKDVKEAMRKLLKRKLVQE is encoded by the coding sequence ATGAATGCAGAAACTACCCAAGTGAACAATGTGAGTGAAATCACTGCCTTTATACTACTGGGATTTACAGATGATGCTGACATGAATATACTTTTATTCATCTTATTTCTTGCAATATACACTGTAACACTGATTGGAAATCTAGGTTTGGTTGTATTGGTAATTGAGGATTTACGGCTCCACAACCCCATGTACTATTTTCTGACTGTTCTGTCATTGTTGGATGCCTGCTTTTCTACAGTACTGACTCCCAAAATGTTGGTcaattttctctcaaaaaataaatctatatcaTTTGTTGGATGTGTAACACAGATGCTTCTCTTTGTGACATTTGGAACTACAGAATGCTTCCTTTTGGCAGCAATGGCTTATGACCGTTACTTGGCAATCTACAGCCCACTTCTGTATGCAGTAAGAATGTCACCAAGGGTCTATGTGCCACTCATTATTGCTTCATATATAGGTGGAATTGTACATGCTACTATACACACAGTGGCTACTTTTAGCCTTTCTTTCTGTGAATCCAATGAAATTAGGCATGTGTTTTGTGATATTCCTCCATTGCTTGCAATTTCCTGCTCTGACACCCACTTAAATCAACTTCTGCTCTTCTACTGTGCAGGCTCCATTGAACTAATCACTATCCTCATTGTACTAATCTCTTATGGATTTATCCTGTTGGCCATTCTGAAGATTAATTCAACTGAAGGGAGGAGGAAAATTTTTTCTACATGTGGAGCTCACCTAACAGGAGTGTCCATTTTTCATGGGACAATCCTTTTCATGTATGTGAGACCAAGTTCTAACTACACACTTGAACATGACATGGTAGTGTCAACCTTCTACACCATTGTGATTCCCATGCTGAATCCTATCATCTACAGTTTGAGAAACAAAGATGTAAAAGAGGCAATGAGGAAGTTACTCAAGAGAAAATTGGTTCaggaataa